The Streptomyces laurentii genome contains a region encoding:
- a CDS encoding GGDEF domain protein (Diguanylate-cyclase (DGC) or GGDEF domain; cd01949;~GAF domain; cl17456;~GGDEF domain protein [Streptomyces venezuelae ATCC10712];~I-site;~PAS domain S-box; TIGR00229;~PAS domain; PAS motifs appear in archaea, eubacteria and eukarya. Probably the most surprising identification of a PAS domain was that in EAG-like K+-channels. PAS domains have been found to bind ligands, and to act as sensors for light and oxygen in...; cd00130;~c-di-GMP synthetase (diguanylate cyclase, GGDEF domain) [Signal transduction mechanisms];~heme pocket [chemical binding];~identified by MetaGeneAnnotator; putative;~metal binding site [ion binding];~putative active site [active]): METESEPYVRLATLRQLHRVVTDLNTARSLADTMQAVADGVVTGLNYELAAVNLVRPDGDLVVAAFAGSPAAEALITGRVGSRASWERRLSMGESWGDLRFIPHTEGWVLIEDDVPQWHTEGPAPRFEDEWHPHDRLYAPMYAPRAGSGAQGAAPGAARELLGVISVDRPRNGRHPGPWGREALQVYASQAAIAISNARLRSNMQRALVRLEREQQALRASEESFRQAFEYAPSGMAIAEMGGDQHGRLLRTNDALCRLLGRPASVMRRYSFADLVHPEDIGTLLRTSPEGGRTELRLGRRDGTYVWVSLRNSVVADAADGPRFLLTHVEDIEERKRHELQLAHRASHDALTGLPNSAELRARLSARICARPSAGTGEPSRAPAPGYPAAGYGPGYGSGHAPGYAPGYAPGHIPAQGSGAPALPAPASPPGSAHEPPYQPPYESEYGTPEYGTREYGYDYDHEHGFGFSPAGGVAGPYDHHVHLVAPTGGETDDGTKGLAVLFCDLDGFKSINDRFGHHTGDAVLIEVARRLTTGVRDGDTVARLGGDEFVVLADGLGAADAADLAVRLRNAIIPPIRVDGRAVRVGASFGIGWAECGMTVEEVLNSADQRMYIEKRSRAKVHRRAG; this comes from the coding sequence ATGGAGACCGAGTCGGAGCCGTACGTCCGTCTTGCGACCCTGCGGCAGCTTCACCGGGTCGTGACGGACCTCAACACCGCGCGCAGTCTCGCGGACACCATGCAGGCCGTCGCCGACGGCGTCGTCACCGGCCTCAACTATGAACTGGCCGCCGTCAACCTCGTCCGGCCCGACGGCGATCTCGTCGTCGCCGCCTTCGCCGGCAGCCCCGCCGCCGAGGCCCTGATCACCGGCCGGGTCGGCTCCCGCGCCTCCTGGGAGCGGCGCCTCTCCATGGGCGAGTCCTGGGGCGATCTGCGCTTCATCCCGCACACCGAGGGCTGGGTGCTGATCGAGGACGACGTCCCGCAGTGGCACACCGAGGGCCCCGCCCCCCGCTTCGAGGACGAGTGGCACCCGCACGACCGGCTCTACGCGCCCATGTACGCGCCCCGGGCCGGCTCCGGCGCCCAGGGCGCGGCCCCGGGCGCCGCCCGCGAGCTGCTCGGCGTCATCTCCGTCGACCGCCCGCGCAACGGCCGCCACCCCGGCCCCTGGGGCCGCGAAGCCCTCCAGGTGTACGCCTCGCAGGCCGCCATCGCGATCAGCAACGCCCGGCTCCGCTCCAACATGCAGCGCGCCCTGGTCCGCCTGGAGCGCGAGCAGCAGGCGCTGCGCGCCAGCGAGGAGTCCTTCCGGCAGGCGTTCGAGTACGCGCCCTCCGGCATGGCCATCGCCGAGATGGGCGGCGACCAGCACGGCCGCCTGCTGCGCACCAACGACGCCCTGTGCCGGCTGCTCGGCCGCCCCGCCTCCGTCATGCGCCGCTACTCCTTCGCCGACCTCGTCCACCCCGAGGACATAGGCACCCTGCTGCGCACCTCCCCCGAAGGCGGCCGCACCGAGCTGCGCCTCGGCCGCCGCGACGGCACGTACGTCTGGGTCAGCCTGCGCAACTCGGTCGTCGCCGACGCCGCCGACGGGCCCCGCTTCCTCCTCACCCACGTCGAGGACATCGAGGAGCGCAAACGGCACGAGCTCCAGCTCGCCCACCGCGCCTCGCACGACGCCCTCACCGGCCTCCCCAACAGCGCCGAACTCCGCGCCCGGCTGTCCGCCCGGATCTGCGCCCGCCCCTCCGCCGGCACCGGCGAGCCCTCCCGCGCCCCCGCGCCCGGCTACCCCGCGGCCGGATACGGGCCGGGATACGGGTCCGGTCACGCGCCGGGCTACGCGCCCGGGTACGCCCCGGGGCACATACCCGCGCAGGGGTCCGGGGCCCCCGCGCTGCCCGCGCCCGCCTCCCCGCCCGGCTCCGCGCACGAGCCCCCGTACCAGCCGCCGTACGAGTCCGAGTACGGGACGCCCGAGTACGGGACGCGCGAGTACGGGTACGACTACGACCACGAGCACGGTTTCGGCTTCTCGCCGGCCGGCGGCGTCGCCGGCCCGTACGACCACCACGTGCACCTCGTCGCCCCCACCGGCGGCGAGACCGACGACGGCACCAAGGGCCTCGCCGTCCTCTTCTGCGACCTCGACGGCTTCAAGTCGATCAACGACCGCTTCGGCCACCACACCGGTGACGCCGTGCTCATCGAGGTCGCCCGCCGCCTCACCACCGGCGTCCGCGACGGGGACACCGTCGCCCGGCTCGGCGGCGACGAGTTCGTCGTCCTCGCCGACGGCCTCGGCGCGGCCGACGCCGCCGATCTCGCCGTACGGCTGCGGAACGCGATCATCCCGCCGATCCGGGTCGACGGGCGGGCCGTCCGGGTCGGGGCGAGTTTCGGCATCGGCTGGGCCGAGTGCGGCATGACCGTCGAAGAGGTCCTGAACAGCGCGGACCAGCGGATGTACATCGAGAAGCGGTCGCGCGCGAAGGTGCACCGCAGAGCGGGTTAG
- a CDS encoding nitrilotriacetate monooxygenase component B (Flavin reductase like domain; smart00903;~Nitrilotriacetate monooxygenase component B [Streptomyces venezuelae ATCC10712];~identified by MetaGeneAnnotator; putative) produces the protein MLQTTPTQPAHPLARPAVHDLAIPTTPGTGPIPHAEEVSDDEFRAAMSRLAAGVVLVTAHDPEDGPRGEDVGMTATAFLSVSLDPPLVLVSLRNGSRMDDVLTEVPVWAVSLLAESQRHVAGRFAMRGRVSDRLLFADLPYRRGEHSGAPLIGGALATLECRTESRVVAGDHTLVVGRVLATELPSAEGSPLTYFRGRYRALG, from the coding sequence GTGCTCCAGACGACCCCCACCCAGCCCGCGCACCCGCTCGCGCGGCCCGCCGTCCACGACCTCGCGATCCCCACGACCCCCGGGACCGGGCCGATCCCTCATGCTGAGGAAGTGAGCGACGACGAGTTCCGCGCGGCCATGTCCCGCCTGGCGGCGGGCGTGGTCCTGGTGACGGCGCACGACCCGGAGGACGGTCCGCGCGGCGAGGACGTCGGCATGACGGCCACCGCGTTCCTCTCCGTCTCGCTCGACCCGCCGCTGGTCCTGGTCAGCCTGCGCAACGGCTCCCGGATGGACGACGTGCTCACGGAGGTGCCGGTCTGGGCGGTGTCGCTGCTCGCCGAGAGCCAGCGGCACGTCGCCGGGCGCTTCGCGATGCGCGGCCGGGTCAGCGACCGGCTGCTCTTCGCGGACCTTCCGTACCGGCGCGGCGAGCACAGTGGCGCGCCCCTGATCGGCGGCGCGCTGGCCACCCTCGAATGCCGTACGGAGAGCCGGGTGGTGGCGGGCGACCACACCCTGGTCGTCGGCCGCGTCCTCGCGACGGAGCTGCCGTCGGCGGAGGGCAGCCCCCTGACGTACTTCCGCGGGCGCTACCGCGCGCTGGGCTGA
- a CDS encoding metallopeptidase (Peptidase M1 family Aminopeptidase N; cd09603;~Zn binding site [ion binding];~identified by MetaGeneAnnotator; putative;~metallopeptidase [Streptomyces pristinaespiralis ATCC25486]), with product MKSTRTRVRAGAAAVALALLAAGCAAGAGRSGGGVEGTPGAAGLRDPYFPKLGNGGYDVGHYGLTLSYEPDSGRLTGRAEITATATQGLSAFNLDFSGLTVRSATVDGAPAAVNRAGNELTLRPREDIRDGARFVTVVTYDGVPKTITDADGSEEGWLPTDDGAIAVGEPTGSMAWFPGNHHPSDKAAYDITVTVPAGLKALSNGVRTAERKSADGRGVTSVWHASEPMASYLATLAIGRFDTSTTTALADRIPVLNATDPEVAAESSALLARIPEVLANQERLFGPYPFGAAGAIVEHPEDLGYALETQTRPVFPADSFDRPTLVHELAHQWFGNSVSPATWKDVWLNEGFATYGEWLYEEKYAHVPAQRSFDQAFGNAAAWAFPPAEPPTSEDLFSPPVYQRGAMVLHKLRQRVGDEEFFAILKGWPKERRHGTATTRDFTDYADSMTDKDLSGLWDVWLYGNGKPATP from the coding sequence GTGAAGTCGACGCGTACCCGAGTCCGGGCCGGAGCCGCGGCCGTCGCCCTCGCCCTGCTCGCCGCCGGCTGTGCCGCGGGAGCGGGCCGGAGCGGCGGCGGGGTCGAGGGCACCCCCGGCGCGGCCGGGCTGCGCGACCCGTACTTCCCCAAGCTCGGCAACGGCGGCTACGACGTGGGCCACTACGGCCTCACCCTGTCGTACGAGCCCGACAGCGGCCGGCTCACCGGCCGCGCCGAGATCACCGCGACCGCCACCCAGGGGCTCAGCGCCTTCAACCTGGACTTCAGCGGTCTGACCGTGCGTTCCGCGACCGTCGACGGCGCGCCCGCCGCCGTCAACCGGGCCGGGAACGAGCTGACCCTGCGCCCGCGCGAGGACATCCGCGACGGGGCGCGGTTCGTCACGGTCGTCACGTACGACGGCGTCCCGAAGACGATCACCGACGCGGACGGCTCCGAGGAGGGCTGGCTGCCGACGGACGACGGGGCGATCGCCGTCGGCGAACCGACCGGCTCCATGGCCTGGTTCCCCGGCAACCACCACCCCTCCGACAAGGCCGCGTACGACATCACCGTCACCGTCCCGGCCGGCCTGAAGGCGCTGTCCAACGGGGTGCGCACCGCCGAGCGCAAGAGCGCCGACGGCCGCGGCGTCACCTCCGTCTGGCACGCGTCCGAGCCGATGGCGAGCTATCTCGCGACCCTCGCGATCGGCCGCTTCGACACGTCGACCACGACCGCCCTCGCCGACCGGATCCCCGTGCTCAACGCCACCGATCCGGAGGTCGCCGCGGAGAGCTCCGCGCTGCTGGCGCGGATCCCCGAGGTGCTCGCGAACCAGGAGCGGCTCTTCGGCCCGTACCCCTTCGGCGCCGCCGGCGCGATCGTCGAGCACCCCGAGGACCTCGGCTACGCGCTGGAGACCCAGACCCGGCCGGTCTTCCCCGCCGACTCCTTCGACCGGCCCACGCTCGTGCACGAGCTGGCCCACCAGTGGTTCGGGAACTCCGTCTCGCCGGCGACCTGGAAGGACGTCTGGCTGAACGAGGGCTTCGCGACTTACGGGGAGTGGCTGTACGAGGAGAAGTACGCGCACGTCCCGGCGCAGCGGTCGTTCGACCAGGCCTTCGGGAACGCCGCCGCCTGGGCCTTCCCGCCGGCCGAGCCGCCGACCTCGGAGGACCTGTTCTCGCCGCCCGTGTACCAGCGGGGCGCGATGGTGCTGCACAAACTGCGGCAGCGGGTCGGGGACGAGGAGTTCTTCGCGATCCTCAAGGGCTGGCCGAAGGAGCGCCGGCACGGCACTGCCACCACGCGGGACTTCACGGACTACGCCGACTCGATGACGGACAAGGACCTGTCCGGGCTGTGGGACGTCTGGCTGTACGGGAACGGGAAGCCCGCCACCCCCTGA
- a CDS encoding peptide chain release factor class I (RF-1 domain; cl02875;~identified by MetaGeneAnnotator; putative;~peptide chain release factor class I [Amycolatopsis mediterranei U32]), which translates to MSGPYPIRGSVSLPEAELVWRFSRSSGPGGQHVNTSDSQVELRFDLAATEALPEVWKQRALERLASRLVGGVLVVRASEHRSQWRNRETAAVRLAALLAEATAPPPKPRRPTKIPRGINERRLREKKQRADTKRGRQGRDWN; encoded by the coding sequence ATGTCCGGTCCCTATCCGATCCGCGGCTCCGTCTCGCTTCCCGAGGCCGAGCTGGTCTGGCGTTTCTCGCGGTCGTCCGGGCCGGGCGGCCAGCACGTCAACACCAGCGACTCGCAGGTGGAGCTCCGCTTCGACCTGGCGGCGACCGAGGCTCTGCCGGAGGTGTGGAAGCAGCGGGCCCTCGAACGGCTCGCGAGCCGCCTGGTGGGCGGCGTCCTGGTCGTCCGCGCCTCGGAGCACCGCTCCCAGTGGCGCAACCGCGAGACCGCGGCCGTACGGCTGGCCGCCCTGCTCGCCGAGGCCACCGCGCCGCCGCCGAAGCCGCGCCGGCCGACGAAGATCCCGCGCGGGATCAACGAGCGGCGGCTGCGGGAGAAGAAGCAGCGCGCGGACACCAAGCGCGGCCGGCAGGGCCGCGACTGGAACTGA
- a CDS encoding histidine autokinase (ATP binding site [chemical binding];~G-X-G motif;~Histidine kinase-like ATPases; This family includes several ATP-binding proteins for example: histidine kinase, DNA gyrase B, topoisomerases, heat shock protein HSP90, phytochrome-like ATPases and DNA mismatch repair proteins; cd00075;~Histidine kinase; pfam07730;~Mg2+ binding site [ion binding];~Signal transduction histidine kinase [Signal transduction mechanisms];~histidine autokinase [Streptomyces venezuelae ATCC10712];~identified by MetaGeneAnnotator; putative), with product MDDRDPDARWPVWVMHVAFFLLLGASLARFLLRHPWEARSPWIIALSGALAALYLLGPVLGTLATPRRIAWLGTVVAVWMVLVVLAPSFAWCAVPLFYTGLRTLRPRAALGLVALLTAFVVIAQVQLSEGGFDPNLVIAPPAVAALATAVFVQAERQAERQRALIDDLLRTRRELAATERREGTLTERQRLSMEIHDTLAQGLSSQRMLLQAAGRTWDSDPSTARRHVRTAESIAERNLAEARRFVHDLAPADLADGGGLEEALRGLASRESAAFRVDGTAVPLPDRVQSALLRIAQGALANIREHAGATSAALTLTYLGDQVVLDVADDGRGFDPAAARGGAGREGVRGHGLPAMRVRAQQLGGTLTVESTPGEGTVLSAAIPLEVRE from the coding sequence ATGGACGACCGGGACCCGGACGCCCGCTGGCCGGTATGGGTCATGCACGTCGCCTTCTTCCTGCTCCTCGGCGCGTCCCTGGCTCGTTTCCTGCTGCGCCACCCCTGGGAGGCGCGCAGCCCCTGGATCATCGCCCTGTCCGGCGCGCTCGCCGCGCTGTACCTCCTCGGCCCGGTCCTCGGCACCCTCGCCACCCCGCGCCGGATCGCCTGGCTCGGCACGGTCGTCGCCGTGTGGATGGTGCTCGTGGTCCTCGCGCCGAGCTTCGCCTGGTGCGCGGTGCCGCTCTTCTACACGGGCCTGCGCACCCTCCGGCCGCGCGCCGCGCTCGGCCTGGTCGCCCTGCTCACCGCGTTCGTCGTGATCGCGCAGGTGCAGCTCTCGGAGGGCGGCTTCGACCCGAACCTGGTGATCGCCCCGCCCGCCGTCGCCGCCCTCGCGACCGCCGTCTTCGTCCAGGCCGAACGGCAGGCCGAGCGGCAGCGCGCGCTCATCGACGACCTGCTGCGCACCCGCCGCGAACTGGCCGCGACCGAACGCCGCGAGGGCACCCTCACCGAACGGCAGCGGCTCTCCATGGAGATCCACGACACCCTCGCGCAGGGCCTGTCCAGCCAGCGGATGCTGCTCCAGGCCGCCGGCCGCACCTGGGACAGCGACCCGTCGACCGCCCGCCGGCACGTCCGTACGGCCGAGTCGATCGCCGAACGCAACCTCGCCGAGGCCCGCCGCTTCGTCCACGACCTGGCGCCCGCCGACCTCGCCGACGGCGGCGGTCTGGAGGAGGCGCTGCGCGGGCTCGCGTCGCGCGAGTCGGCCGCGTTCCGGGTCGACGGGACGGCGGTGCCGCTGCCGGACCGGGTCCAGTCGGCGCTCCTGCGGATCGCGCAGGGCGCCCTCGCCAACATCCGTGAGCACGCCGGCGCCACCTCCGCCGCGCTCACCCTGACCTACCTCGGCGACCAGGTCGTCCTCGATGTCGCCGACGACGGCCGCGGCTTCGACCCGGCGGCGGCCCGGGGCGGCGCCGGCCGGGAGGGCGTACGGGGCCACGGGCTGCCCGCGATGCGGGTGCGGGCCCAGCAGCTGGGCGGCACGCTGACCGTCGAGTCCACCCCCGGCGAGGGCACCGTGCTCTCCGCCGCGATCCCGCTGGAGGTACGCGAGTGA
- a CDS encoding response regulatory protein (C-terminal DNA-binding domain of LuxR-like proteins. This domain contains a helix-turn-helix motif and binds DNA. Proteins belonging to this group are response regulators; some act as transcriptional activators, others as transcriptional repressors. Many...; cd06170;~DNA binding residues [nucleotide binding];~Response regulator containing a CheY-like receiver domain and an HTH DNA-binding domain [Signal transduction mechanisms / Transcription]; COG2197;~Signal receiver domain; originally thought to be unique to bacteria (CheY, OmpR, NtrC, and PhoB), now recently identified in eukaroytes ETR1 Arabidopsis thaliana; this domain receives the signal from the sensor partner in a two-component systems; cd00156;~dimerization interface [polypeptide binding];~identified by MetaGeneAnnotator; putative;~intermolecular recognition site;~phosphorylation site [posttranslational modification];~response regulatory protein [Streptomyces pristinaespiralis ATCC25486]), translated as MRPQAQPEEPGTGASGTGAAGTGAAGTAGAGGAGARPEHVRILLCDDHAVVRAGLLALLGSAPGIEVVGEAGSGEEAVAMASHLRPDVVLMDLQLGPGIDGVEATRRIAPTGVHVLVLTTYDTDADITRAIEAGATGYLLKAERPEELFAAIHAAAQGRTTLSPPVASRVMDRMRGAAGPTLTDRERDILGQLAHGLGNREIARALFISEATVKTHLGRIYAKLGVDTRAGAVAVAKEQRLLP; from the coding sequence GTGAGGCCACAGGCACAGCCGGAGGAGCCTGGGACGGGTGCGTCGGGTACGGGCGCGGCGGGTACGGGCGCGGCGGGTACGGCAGGTGCCGGCGGCGCGGGCGCGCGCCCCGAGCACGTCCGCATCCTCCTCTGCGACGACCACGCCGTCGTCCGCGCCGGTCTGCTCGCCCTGCTCGGCAGCGCCCCCGGCATCGAGGTCGTGGGCGAGGCGGGCAGCGGCGAGGAGGCGGTGGCGATGGCCTCGCACCTCCGCCCCGACGTCGTCCTCATGGACCTCCAGCTCGGCCCCGGCATCGACGGCGTCGAGGCCACCCGCCGGATCGCCCCGACCGGCGTCCACGTCCTCGTCCTCACCACGTACGACACGGACGCCGACATCACCCGCGCCATCGAGGCGGGCGCCACCGGCTACCTGCTGAAGGCCGAACGCCCCGAGGAGCTGTTCGCCGCGATCCACGCCGCCGCCCAGGGCCGTACGACGCTCTCGCCGCCCGTCGCCAGCCGGGTCATGGACCGGATGCGGGGCGCGGCCGGGCCGACCCTCACCGACCGCGAGCGCGACATCCTCGGCCAGCTCGCGCACGGCCTCGGCAATCGCGAGATCGCCCGCGCGCTGTTCATCAGCGAGGCGACGGTCAAGACGCACCTGGGCCGGATCTACGCGAAGCTCGGCGTCGACACCCGGGCGGGCGCGGTGGCGGTGGCGAAGGAACAGCGCCTGCTTCCGTAG
- a CDS encoding alpha-xylosidase (identified by MetaGeneAnnotator; putative;~sequence version:1), protein MAAGNDGAKTPEDDDPFGYLYADGQAAGAQPPQGGGYGYPGPTSQPGVPRTSYHQVRTVGERQYGAQAQQSPVPQQQGYGQPHPQYAAPETYPGGPGGPGAQRPGVPPQQPGGHGGGSGRGPNTRGLLIGAVAVVATVVIAITAAVLSNMGDKTDQAGDGETTTPTSAPSQDASEAPTAVPGTDTTPETELPKQDAATLKLGGSAVLAKDVKGAEGGDGAYVSGFNQPGASVTWKAKMPKGGQYHLTVRYAIPAVDANATLTVNGTANSQPIGLKNFVKSSDPNLEKNWQTTWAPVDLKEGENEIKISCEAGNQCNVLLDWLEVTVPRS, encoded by the coding sequence ATGGCTGCCGGTAACGACGGCGCGAAGACGCCCGAGGACGACGATCCGTTCGGCTACCTGTACGCGGACGGCCAGGCCGCCGGGGCGCAGCCGCCCCAGGGCGGTGGTTACGGCTACCCGGGTCCGACGTCGCAGCCAGGCGTTCCCCGTACCTCGTACCACCAGGTCCGCACGGTCGGCGAGCGCCAGTACGGTGCCCAGGCCCAGCAGTCGCCCGTACCGCAGCAGCAGGGCTACGGCCAGCCGCACCCGCAGTACGCGGCGCCCGAGACCTACCCCGGCGGCCCTGGCGGCCCCGGCGCGCAGCGGCCCGGCGTCCCGCCGCAGCAGCCCGGCGGGCACGGCGGCGGTTCGGGGCGCGGCCCCAACACCCGCGGCCTGCTCATCGGCGCGGTGGCGGTCGTCGCCACCGTCGTCATCGCCATCACCGCCGCGGTCCTCTCCAACATGGGCGACAAGACCGACCAGGCGGGCGACGGCGAGACCACCACCCCGACCAGCGCCCCCTCGCAGGACGCCAGCGAGGCCCCGACGGCCGTTCCCGGCACCGACACCACGCCCGAGACCGAACTCCCCAAGCAGGACGCGGCCACCCTGAAGCTCGGCGGCTCCGCGGTCCTCGCCAAGGACGTCAAGGGCGCCGAGGGCGGCGACGGCGCGTACGTGTCGGGCTTCAACCAGCCCGGCGCCTCGGTCACCTGGAAGGCGAAGATGCCGAAGGGCGGCCAGTACCACCTGACCGTGCGCTACGCGATCCCGGCCGTCGACGCCAACGCCACCCTGACGGTCAACGGGACCGCGAACTCCCAGCCGATAGGCCTGAAGAACTTCGTCAAGTCCTCCGACCCGAACCTTGAGAAGAACTGGCAGACCACCTGGGCGCCGGTCGACCTCAAGGAGGGCGAGAACGAGATCAAGATCTCGTGCGAGGCCGGCAACCAGTGCAACGTGCTGCTGGACTGGCTCGAAGTCACCGTGCCGCGGTCGTAA
- a CDS encoding hypothetical protein (Domain of unknown function (DUF336); cl01249;~identified by MetaGeneAnnotator; putative;~secreted protein [Streptomyces clavuligerus ATCC27064]), with protein MKKKYLLGATAAAVLAAGTFGAVAANATAPAAAPAAAVAKADAGSRNLQKSTHLTIAAATKAAQATLKAAESENQKVSVAVVDRNGNTILTLRGDGAGPQSYESAVKKAYTAVSWNAPTSELAKRLTNAPTLKDIPGTLFLAGGAPVTADGAPIAAIGVAGAPSGDLDEKFAQAGVASLNR; from the coding sequence ATGAAGAAGAAGTACCTGCTCGGCGCCACCGCCGCCGCCGTTCTCGCCGCCGGCACCTTCGGCGCCGTCGCCGCCAACGCCACCGCTCCCGCGGCTGCCCCGGCCGCCGCCGTGGCCAAGGCCGACGCGGGCAGCCGCAACCTGCAGAAGTCCACGCACCTCACCATCGCCGCGGCCACCAAGGCGGCCCAGGCGACGCTGAAGGCGGCCGAGAGCGAGAACCAGAAGGTCTCCGTGGCGGTCGTCGACCGCAACGGCAACACCATCCTGACCCTGCGCGGCGACGGCGCCGGACCGCAGTCCTACGAGTCGGCCGTGAAGAAGGCGTACACCGCCGTCTCCTGGAACGCGCCGACCTCCGAGCTGGCCAAGCGCCTCACCAACGCGCCGACCCTGAAGGACATCCCCGGCACCCTCTTCCTGGCCGGCGGCGCCCCCGTGACCGCGGACGGCGCCCCGATCGCCGCCATCGGTGTGGCGGGCGCGCCCTCCGGCGACCTCGACGAGAAGTTCGCCCAGGCCGGCGTCGCCAGCCTCAACCGCTGA
- a CDS encoding tellurium resistance protein (Uncharacterized proteins involved in stress response, homologs of TerZ and putative cAMP-binding protein CABP1 [Signal transduction mechanisms]; COG2310;~Uncharacterized proteins involved in stress response, similarto tellurium resistance terD; cd06974;~identified by MetaGeneAnnotator; putative;~putative metal binding site [ion binding];~tellurium resistance protein [Streptomyces roseosporus NRRL15998]), with product MAVSLSKGGNVSLTKEAPGLTAVTVGLGWDVRTTTGTDFDLDASAIGVDAMGKVVSDGHFVFFNNKSTPDQTIVHTGDNRTGEGGGDDEQINVNLAGLAAGVDKIVFPVSIYDAVTRSQNFGQVRNAYIRIVNQAGGAEIARYDLSEDAAVETAMVFGELYRNGAEWKFRAVGQGYASGLEGIARDFGVNL from the coding sequence ATGGCTGTAAGCCTGTCCAAGGGTGGCAACGTCTCCCTGACCAAGGAGGCCCCGGGCCTCACCGCCGTCACCGTGGGCCTGGGCTGGGACGTCCGCACGACCACGGGCACGGACTTCGACCTCGACGCGTCCGCCATCGGCGTCGACGCCATGGGCAAGGTCGTCTCCGACGGTCACTTCGTCTTCTTCAACAACAAGTCGACGCCGGACCAGACCATCGTCCACACCGGTGACAACCGCACCGGCGAGGGCGGTGGCGACGACGAGCAGATCAACGTCAACCTGGCGGGCCTCGCCGCCGGCGTCGACAAGATCGTCTTCCCGGTCTCCATCTACGACGCGGTCACCCGCTCGCAGAACTTCGGCCAGGTCCGCAACGCGTACATCCGCATCGTCAACCAGGCCGGCGGCGCCGAGATCGCCCGCTACGACCTGTCGGAGGACGCGGCCGTCGAGACCGCCATGGTCTTCGGCGAGCTGTACCGCAACGGCGCCGAGTGGAAGTTCCGCGCCGTCGGCCAGGGCTACGCCTCGGGCCTGGAGGGCATCGCCCGCGACTTCGGCGTCAACCTCTGA